One Sphaerisporangium krabiense DNA segment encodes these proteins:
- a CDS encoding PPOX class F420-dependent oxidoreductase, which produces MSKLNDDAKALLRRPVHAWATVVRPDGALHSTVVWVDLDGDEVVFNTAVGRAKERYLRENPHVSIGVLDPDNAYHLVSVSGTARLELEGADEVIDGLAKKYLNADSYPFRQPGEQRVNVRITPEHVIHNG; this is translated from the coding sequence ATGAGCAAGCTGAACGACGACGCCAAGGCCCTGCTCCGCAGGCCGGTACACGCGTGGGCGACCGTGGTGCGGCCCGACGGGGCGCTGCACAGCACCGTGGTGTGGGTGGACCTTGACGGCGACGAGGTCGTCTTCAACACCGCCGTGGGGCGGGCCAAGGAGCGCTACCTGCGCGAGAACCCTCACGTGTCCATCGGCGTCCTCGACCCGGACAACGCCTACCACCTGGTCAGCGTCTCGGGCACGGCCCGGCTGGAGCTGGAGGGGGCGGACGAGGTCATCGACGGCCTGGCCAAGAAGTACCTAAACGCCGACTCCTACCCGTTCCGGCAGCCGGGTGAGCAGCGGGTCAACGTGCGGATCACCCCGGAGCACGTGATCCACAACGGCTGA
- a CDS encoding VOC family protein, whose protein sequence is MSGERLTEARWTHVALPSADLDASVAFYTAMTPLVVVSTHSDEQGRNAWLSNPGQAETPFVLVLVEFARDRGRPSPQLTPFAHLGMEVPRREDVDAAAARARALGCLHWEPRLLPPPVGYVCALTDPDGNVVEISHDQKVFEEVRSLWGSRGAGG, encoded by the coding sequence ATGTCAGGAGAGAGGCTCACCGAGGCACGCTGGACGCACGTCGCCCTGCCGAGCGCCGACCTCGACGCGTCCGTCGCGTTCTACACCGCCATGACCCCGCTCGTCGTGGTCTCGACCCACAGCGACGAGCAGGGACGCAACGCCTGGCTCTCCAACCCCGGCCAGGCGGAGACGCCGTTCGTGCTGGTGCTGGTGGAGTTCGCCAGGGACAGGGGACGGCCGAGCCCGCAGCTCACGCCGTTCGCGCACCTCGGCATGGAGGTGCCGCGCCGCGAGGACGTGGACGCGGCCGCCGCGCGGGCGCGCGCGCTCGGGTGCCTCCACTGGGAGCCGCGGCTCCTGCCGCCGCCGGTCGGCTACGTGTGCGCGCTGACCGATCCCGACGGGAACGTCGTCGAGATCTCCCATGATCAGAAGGTCTTCGAGGAGGTCCGCTCGCTCTGGGGGTCACGCGGCGCCGGAGGCTGA
- a CDS encoding CsbD family protein, producing MGADDKAANKAEQLKGKTKKGLGDLTGDDELRAQGEADEARGKVKQAGERVKDAAKNVKDAFKR from the coding sequence ATGGGTGCCGACGACAAGGCGGCCAACAAGGCCGAGCAGCTCAAGGGCAAGACCAAGAAGGGGCTCGGCGACCTCACCGGCGACGACGAGCTGCGTGCCCAGGGCGAGGCGGACGAGGCCAGGGGCAAGGTCAAGCAGGCAGGGGAGCGCGTGAAGGACGCCGCCAAGAACGTCAAGGACGCGTTCAAGCGCTGA
- a CDS encoding DedA family protein, with protein MAPSPLPGPLADLAPLLDRYGYLAVGALIFVEDFGIPVPGETVLIAASVYAGAGRLDVVVVAAVAFAAAVLGDNLGYLIGRTGGRALVHRFGKYVFLPPERFDRVEAFFRRRGAPIIVVARFIDGLRQANGLVAGATSMPWRRFLLYNVIGAVLWVSMWTAAGYLAGYHITELYQEFTRYETYIVIAVALLVVALIARHLLRRRRRKDPS; from the coding sequence ATGGCGCCGTCACCGCTGCCGGGCCCGCTGGCCGACCTGGCCCCGCTGCTGGATCGCTACGGTTACCTGGCCGTCGGCGCGCTGATCTTCGTCGAGGACTTCGGCATCCCCGTCCCGGGCGAGACCGTGCTGATCGCCGCCTCCGTCTACGCCGGGGCCGGGCGCCTCGACGTCGTGGTCGTGGCCGCCGTCGCGTTCGCCGCCGCGGTCCTCGGGGACAATCTCGGGTACCTGATCGGGCGCACCGGCGGGCGCGCGCTGGTGCACCGCTTCGGCAAGTACGTCTTCCTGCCCCCCGAGCGGTTCGACAGGGTCGAGGCGTTCTTCCGGCGCAGGGGCGCGCCGATCATCGTCGTCGCCCGCTTCATCGACGGGCTGCGCCAGGCCAACGGCCTGGTGGCCGGCGCGACGTCCATGCCGTGGCGCCGCTTCCTGCTCTACAACGTCATCGGCGCGGTGCTGTGGGTCTCGATGTGGACCGCCGCCGGCTACCTGGCGGGCTACCACATCACCGAGCTCTACCAGGAGTTCACCCGGTACGAGACCTACATCGTGATCGCCGTCGCGCTCCTGGTCGTGGCGCTGATCGCCCGCCATCTGCTGCGGCGCCGCCGTCGCAAGGATCCCTCATGA
- a CDS encoding RraA family protein translates to MVPPTTAIADVLQLRGLTGWLSPPLRPIHRSLGLLGRARTVRLAPGPGVDGLDPLHRMMDEDLEDRVIVVAGAEAAAGAVWGEILTRAALARGATGLLVEGGVRDVNAFRDLGLPVWALYEATAGPGPDVHVACVGGPVEIAGVVVDETTSIVMDGSGVVALPSTDVFPDSYMYADAEEDVVRALRDGASLAEANRYKEDVVRTLRDGRALDDAGARGAGAYDPYGGHRAYRGHGDYEGVVGELRRS, encoded by the coding sequence GTGGTTCCGCCTACCACCGCGATCGCGGACGTACTTCAGCTGCGAGGGCTCACCGGGTGGCTCAGCCCGCCGCTGCGTCCCATACACCGATCGCTCGGCCTGCTGGGCAGGGCCCGCACCGTACGACTGGCGCCGGGACCCGGCGTCGACGGGCTGGATCCCCTGCACCGCATGATGGACGAGGACCTGGAGGACCGGGTGATCGTGGTCGCCGGCGCGGAGGCGGCGGCCGGAGCGGTGTGGGGAGAGATCCTGACCCGCGCCGCGCTCGCCCGTGGCGCGACGGGCCTTCTCGTGGAGGGCGGCGTCCGCGACGTGAACGCCTTCCGCGACCTCGGCCTGCCCGTCTGGGCGCTCTACGAGGCCACGGCCGGGCCCGGGCCCGACGTGCACGTGGCCTGCGTCGGCGGCCCGGTGGAGATCGCCGGGGTGGTCGTGGACGAGACCACGTCCATCGTCATGGACGGGTCGGGCGTGGTCGCGCTGCCCTCCACCGACGTCTTCCCCGACTCCTACATGTACGCGGACGCCGAGGAGGACGTGGTCAGAGCCCTGCGCGACGGCGCGTCGCTGGCCGAGGCCAACCGGTACAAGGAGGACGTGGTCCGGACGCTGCGCGACGGGCGCGCGCTGGACGACGCGGGGGCGCGAGGCGCCGGAGCCTACGACCCCTACGGGGGGCACCGGGCCTACCGGGGACACGGGGACTATGAGGGCGTGGTCGGCGAGCTGCGCCGTTCGTGA
- a CDS encoding cytochrome c oxidase assembly protein, producing the protein MSTLRRRPAVYAIIAAGTFAVLLAALWLGGGWPQPDIPGLPSPGPLTSFGLPIVRVVHDACAVATVGLLLAAVALAGGSDDRRRLTRIAGQWALAWAATAVVTQVLTLSDLLGLPIGEALESGFLINFSTEVPQGEAFLIVTLITLVIAAATTLTLGPLGRALLLALAVFAVLPPAYVGHSASAADHNLAVSSLMLHIAGVTMWVGGLFALVLALRGSDDLPAAVRRFSALALCCFVAVGFSGAVNAWIRIGDLSELWQSRYGLLVVGKIVALVALGWFGLRHRRRTIAALEAGTASRPFLRLATAEVGVMACTLGLAVALSRTPPPGAGSAHSSHELLGYTLRPFTAGRLITDIRPDPIVILAVAGLAVAYLLGARRWAGGSWPAGRVVAALVGLAVLLYATAGGLAAYAPAIFSAHALQYALVGTLAPALIALSAPLVPLREVWTPLRAAVEGPQARALTHPWAAFGLYAAPYLIFYAAGLFEPAQSSLAVRLAVWVVLFTTGTWFFCVALGLDPLPRAIGPLQRMLMLAGALAVQAWMAVVFLAGPVQGQDWYEDLALPWAPDRAADQLRGAALGPGVAAVTIAALLVVLAVRRRVAARRVASDAPVAARP; encoded by the coding sequence ATGAGCACACTCCGACGGCGCCCGGCCGTGTACGCGATCATCGCCGCCGGCACGTTCGCCGTGCTCCTGGCGGCCTTATGGCTCGGAGGCGGCTGGCCACAGCCCGACATCCCCGGCCTTCCCTCGCCGGGCCCCCTCACCTCCTTCGGCCTGCCGATCGTGCGCGTCGTCCACGACGCCTGCGCCGTGGCGACCGTCGGGCTGCTGCTCGCCGCCGTCGCGCTCGCCGGCGGGTCCGACGACCGGCGGCGCCTCACCCGCATCGCCGGCCAGTGGGCGCTCGCCTGGGCCGCCACGGCGGTGGTCACGCAGGTGCTCACCCTCTCCGACCTGCTCGGGCTGCCCATCGGCGAGGCGCTGGAGTCGGGGTTCCTGATCAACTTCAGCACCGAGGTGCCGCAGGGCGAGGCGTTCCTGATCGTCACGCTGATCACCCTGGTCATCGCCGCGGCCACCACGCTCACGCTCGGCCCCCTGGGCCGGGCCCTGCTGCTCGCGCTCGCCGTCTTCGCCGTCCTGCCCCCGGCCTACGTCGGCCACTCGGCCTCGGCCGCGGACCACAACCTCGCCGTCTCCAGCCTCATGCTGCACATCGCCGGGGTCACGATGTGGGTGGGCGGCCTGTTCGCGCTCGTCCTCGCGCTGCGCGGGTCCGACGACCTGCCCGCCGCGGTGCGCAGGTTCAGCGCCCTCGCGCTGTGCTGCTTCGTCGCGGTCGGCTTCTCCGGCGCGGTCAACGCCTGGATCCGCATCGGCGACCTGAGCGAGCTCTGGCAGTCCCGCTACGGCCTCCTGGTCGTCGGCAAGATCGTCGCGCTCGTCGCGCTCGGCTGGTTCGGGCTGCGGCACCGCCGCCGCACGATCGCCGCCCTGGAGGCGGGCACGGCGTCCCGGCCGTTCCTGCGCCTGGCGACCGCCGAGGTCGGCGTGATGGCGTGCACGCTCGGCCTCGCGGTGGCCCTGTCGCGCACGCCGCCGCCGGGCGCGGGCTCGGCGCACTCCTCCCACGAGCTGCTCGGCTACACGCTGCGGCCCTTCACCGCGGGCCGCCTGATCACCGACATCCGCCCCGACCCCATCGTGATCCTCGCCGTCGCCGGCCTGGCCGTCGCCTACCTCCTCGGCGCGCGCCGCTGGGCCGGCGGCTCCTGGCCGGCCGGCCGCGTGGTGGCGGCGCTGGTGGGCCTGGCCGTCCTGCTGTACGCGACGGCGGGCGGCCTCGCCGCCTACGCTCCGGCGATCTTCTCCGCGCACGCCCTGCAGTACGCCCTCGTGGGCACGCTGGCCCCGGCCCTGATCGCGCTGTCCGCGCCGCTCGTCCCCCTGCGCGAGGTGTGGACGCCGCTGCGCGCCGCGGTCGAAGGCCCGCAGGCGCGGGCGCTCACCCACCCGTGGGCGGCGTTCGGCCTGTACGCCGCCCCCTACCTGATCTTCTACGCCGCCGGGCTGTTCGAGCCCGCGCAGTCGAGCCTCGCCGTGCGCCTGGCCGTCTGGGTCGTGCTGTTCACGACGGGCACCTGGTTCTTCTGCGTCGCCCTCGGCCTGGACCCGCTGCCGCGCGCGATCGGACCGCTGCAGCGCATGCTCATGCTGGCCGGCGCCCTGGCCGTGCAGGCGTGGATGGCCGTCGTGTTCCTCGCGGGCCCCGTCCAGGGCCAGGACTGGTACGAGGACCTGGCGCTGCCCTGGGCGCCCGACCGCGCGGCGGACCAGCTCCGCGGCGCCGCGCTCGGGCCGGGCGTGGCCGCGGTGACGATCGCGGCGCTGCTCGTCGTGCTGGCGGTCCGCAGGCGCGTCGCCGCGCGTCGCGTCGCCTCCGATGCGCCCGTCGCCGCGCGGCCGTGA